Proteins found in one Micromonospora sp. WMMD1082 genomic segment:
- a CDS encoding ABC transporter substrate-binding protein produces the protein MRRVVVSAITAAALLTSVAACGADDEAGGAEGTTKVKVGAIPIVDVAPLHLGVSKGFFAEEGIEVEVVNTTGGAAAVPGVVSGEFDFAFGNVVSLIVARSQNIPLRAIAEGNSSTGEQGGDFGGVVVPADSPITGPAELAGKTVAVNNLKNIGDTTVRASIRKAGGDPSGVQFVELPFPDMPAAVSGKRVDAAWIVEPFFTVAQDQGARVIASNFVDTAPDLTVAAYFTTERTIQEKGDLTRRFTAAIEKSLTYAQEHPDEARAALLTYAQIDPAVAEKITLPGWSGQINRESVQTMADLMLADGLISQQVDIAELLP, from the coding sequence ATGCGCCGTGTAGTCGTATCCGCCATAACCGCCGCCGCCCTGCTGACCTCCGTCGCCGCCTGCGGCGCCGACGACGAGGCCGGCGGGGCCGAGGGCACCACGAAGGTCAAGGTCGGCGCGATCCCGATCGTCGACGTGGCGCCGCTGCACCTCGGCGTCTCGAAGGGCTTCTTCGCCGAGGAGGGCATCGAGGTCGAGGTGGTCAACACCACCGGCGGCGCCGCCGCCGTGCCGGGCGTGGTCAGCGGCGAATTCGACTTCGCCTTCGGCAACGTCGTCTCGCTCATCGTGGCCCGCTCGCAGAACATCCCGCTCAGGGCCATCGCCGAGGGCAACTCCTCCACCGGCGAGCAGGGCGGGGACTTCGGTGGCGTGGTCGTACCCGCCGACAGCCCGATCACCGGCCCGGCCGAGCTGGCCGGCAAGACCGTCGCCGTGAACAACCTCAAGAACATCGGCGACACCACCGTGCGCGCCTCGATCCGCAAGGCCGGCGGCGACCCGTCGGGCGTGCAGTTCGTCGAGCTGCCCTTCCCCGACATGCCCGCCGCGGTGAGTGGCAAGCGGGTCGACGCCGCCTGGATCGTCGAGCCGTTCTTCACCGTCGCGCAGGATCAGGGTGCCAGGGTGATCGCCTCCAACTTCGTCGACACCGCGCCGGACCTCACCGTCGCCGCGTACTTCACCACGGAGCGGACCATCCAGGAGAAGGGTGACCTCACCCGGCGGTTCACCGCCGCGATCGAGAAGTCCCTGACCTACGCGCAGGAGCACCCGGACGAGGCGCGTGCGGCCCTGCTGACCTACGCCCAGATCGACCCGGCGGTCGCCGAGAAGATCACCCTGCCGGGCTGGTCGGGCCAGATCAACCGCGAGTCCGTGCAGACCATGGCCGACCTGATGCTCGCCGATGGTCTGATCTCCCAGCAGGTCGACATCGCGGAGCTGCTCCCGTGA
- a CDS encoding acetyl-CoA C-acyltransferase, giving the protein MTRDVYLLDAVRTPIGRYGGGLAGVRPDDLAAHVVREIVARNGGLDPARIDDVLLGDANDAGEDNRDVARMAVLLAGLPPSVPGATVNRLCGSGLEAVIGASRAIAVGDASICLAGGVESMSRAPWVLSKPEQGYPRGHETLHSTTLGWRLVNPRMPEQWTVPLGEGAEILAERHGISRAAQDEFALRSHQLADRAWHDGGYADEVVAVPDTDVGRDESIRSTTTLAALGRLAPVFRPDGTVTAGNSSPLNDGASVLLLADAAGAREIGRAPLARVVSRAVTAIEPHLFGIGPVAAAEEALRRAGLGWGDLDVVELNEAFAAQSLACLAQWPDLDPAIVNPQGGAIALGHPLGSSGSRILGSLAWQLHRRGGGRGLAAICIGVGQGLAVVLEA; this is encoded by the coding sequence GTGACCCGCGACGTCTACCTGCTCGACGCCGTCCGCACCCCGATCGGCCGCTACGGCGGCGGCCTGGCCGGCGTACGCCCCGACGACCTCGCCGCCCACGTGGTGCGCGAGATCGTGGCCCGCAACGGCGGGCTCGACCCGGCCCGCATCGACGACGTGCTGCTCGGCGACGCCAACGACGCCGGCGAGGACAACCGGGACGTGGCCCGGATGGCGGTGCTGCTGGCCGGCCTGCCGCCGTCGGTGCCCGGCGCCACCGTCAACCGGCTCTGCGGCTCCGGGCTGGAGGCGGTGATCGGCGCCTCGCGGGCCATCGCCGTCGGCGACGCCTCGATCTGCCTGGCCGGGGGAGTGGAGTCGATGAGCCGCGCCCCCTGGGTGCTCAGCAAGCCCGAGCAGGGCTATCCGCGCGGGCACGAGACGCTGCACTCCACCACGTTGGGCTGGCGCCTGGTCAACCCCCGGATGCCCGAGCAGTGGACGGTGCCACTCGGCGAGGGCGCCGAGATCCTGGCCGAGCGGCACGGGATCAGCCGCGCCGCCCAGGACGAGTTCGCCCTGCGCAGCCACCAACTCGCCGACCGGGCCTGGCACGACGGCGGGTACGCCGACGAGGTCGTCGCGGTGCCGGACACCGACGTCGGGCGGGACGAGAGCATCCGGTCGACCACCACCCTGGCGGCTCTCGGCCGGCTCGCGCCGGTCTTCCGGCCCGACGGCACGGTCACCGCCGGCAACTCCTCCCCGCTGAACGACGGGGCCAGCGTCCTGCTGCTCGCCGACGCCGCCGGTGCGCGGGAGATCGGCCGCGCGCCGCTGGCCCGCGTCGTCTCCCGGGCGGTCACCGCGATTGAACCGCACCTGTTCGGCATCGGCCCGGTGGCCGCCGCCGAGGAGGCGCTACGCCGCGCCGGCCTCGGCTGGGGCGACCTCGACGTGGTCGAACTCAACGAGGCCTTCGCCGCGCAGTCGCTGGCCTGCCTGGCCCAGTGGCCCGACCTCGACCCGGCGATCGTCAACCCGCAGGGCGGCGCGATCGCCCTCGGCCACCCGCTGGGCTCCTCCGGATCGCGGATACTCGGATCGTTGGCGTGGCAGCTGCACCGCCGTGGCGGCGGTCGGGGCCTCGCGGCGATCTGTATCGGGGTCGGTCAGGGCCTGGCCGTCGTACTGGAAGCCTGA
- the pcaD gene encoding 3-oxoadipate enol-lactonase — MTAGLHAIVDGPTEAPVLLLGSSLGTTGAMWQPQVAALAARYRVVRYDHLGHGGSAVPAGPYTIDLLGRTVLRLLDDLGATRVHYAGLSLGGMVGMWLAAHAPERIDRLALLCTSASFGAGDDWRDRAATVRAGRLDTIADAIVARWFTPAFAAARPETVAIYRDMLVTTPVAGYAACCEAIAAMDLRPDLTAVRAPTLVVGAADDPATPPEEAAAIAERIPAARLVLLRDAAHLANVEQPEAVTRLLTAHFDPEGAVRT; from the coding sequence GTGACCGCCGGGCTGCACGCCATCGTGGACGGCCCGACGGAGGCACCGGTGCTGCTGCTCGGCAGCTCCCTGGGCACCACCGGCGCGATGTGGCAGCCGCAGGTGGCGGCGCTGGCCGCGCGGTACCGCGTCGTCCGGTACGACCATCTCGGCCACGGCGGCTCGGCGGTGCCGGCCGGACCGTACACGATCGACCTGCTCGGCCGGACGGTGCTACGGCTGCTGGACGACCTCGGTGCGACCCGGGTGCACTACGCCGGGCTCTCCCTCGGCGGAATGGTCGGCATGTGGTTGGCCGCGCACGCCCCCGAGCGGATCGACCGCCTCGCCCTGCTCTGCACCTCGGCGTCGTTCGGAGCGGGCGACGACTGGCGGGACCGGGCCGCCACCGTCCGCGCCGGGCGGCTGGACACCATCGCCGACGCGATCGTCGCGCGCTGGTTCACCCCCGCCTTCGCCGCTGCCCGTCCGGAGACCGTCGCCATCTACCGGGACATGCTGGTCACCACACCCGTGGCCGGCTACGCCGCCTGCTGCGAGGCCATCGCCGCGATGGATCTGCGTCCGGACCTGACCGCCGTGCGCGCCCCGACGCTGGTGGTCGGCGCCGCCGACGACCCGGCTACCCCACCGGAGGAGGCCGCCGCCATCGCCGAGCGGATCCCGGCCGCCCGCCTGGTGCTGCTCCGCGACGCGGCACACCTGGCCAACGTCGAGCAGCCCGAGGCCGTCACCCGCCTGCTGACGGCCCACTTCGACCCGGAAGGCGCGGTGCGCACATGA
- the pcaH gene encoding protocatechuate 3,4-dioxygenase subunit beta: MTQDTGRKLVLPTYRRDDIDAHPPLLSPGYLSTVPRAPQQPLTYLPQRLTEITGPLLGEERLGELDHDLTRQHDGEPLGQRIIVHGRVLDGDGRTVPHTLVEIWQANAAGRYRHAADTWPASLDPNFTGVGRALTDTQGRYRFVTVQPGAYPWRNHDNAWRPAHIHFSLFGRAFTQRLVTQMYFPGDPLFFQDPIFNSVRDERARQRMIARYDHAATEPEWALAYEFDIVLRGREATVFEDEDDDE, encoded by the coding sequence ATGACCCAGGACACCGGCCGCAAACTCGTCCTGCCGACCTACCGCCGCGACGACATCGACGCCCACCCGCCACTGCTCAGCCCCGGCTACCTCTCCACCGTGCCCCGCGCCCCGCAGCAGCCGTTGACCTACCTGCCGCAGCGGCTCACCGAGATCACCGGCCCGCTGCTCGGCGAGGAACGCCTCGGCGAGCTGGACCACGACCTGACCCGCCAGCACGACGGCGAACCCCTCGGGCAGCGGATCATCGTGCACGGCCGGGTCCTCGACGGCGACGGCCGCACCGTGCCGCACACCCTCGTCGAGATCTGGCAGGCCAATGCCGCCGGCCGTTACCGGCACGCCGCCGACACCTGGCCGGCGTCGCTGGACCCGAACTTCACCGGCGTCGGACGTGCCCTGACCGATACGCAGGGGCGGTACCGGTTCGTGACCGTGCAGCCCGGCGCCTACCCCTGGCGCAACCACGACAACGCGTGGCGGCCCGCGCACATCCACTTCTCGCTCTTCGGCCGGGCGTTCACCCAGCGGCTGGTGACCCAGATGTACTTCCCGGGCGATCCGCTCTTCTTCCAGGACCCGATCTTCAACTCGGTTCGCGACGAGCGGGCGCGGCAGCGGATGATCGCCCGGTACGACCACGCCGCCACCGAGCCCGAGTGGGCGCTGGCCTACGAGTTCGACATCGTGCTGCGCGGCCGGGAGGCCACCGTGTTCGAGGACGAGGACGACGATGAGTGA
- the pcaG gene encoding protocatechuate 3,4-dioxygenase subunit alpha, giving the protein MSEPLGVTPAQTVGPYLSIGLHWPDGPYVVPEGTPQAFWIRGRILDGAGAPVVDAMVESWQADPDGRFDHPDDPRGARPPVVDGFRGFGRAETDAQGWYALHTVRPGTLPTPDGDTEAPHLTLSVFARGLLHRLVTRVYFPGEAANAADPVLRTVDPDRRDTLLARPAADGFQFDIRLQGEHETVFFAV; this is encoded by the coding sequence ATGAGTGAGCCGCTGGGCGTGACGCCCGCCCAGACCGTCGGGCCGTACCTGAGCATCGGCCTGCACTGGCCCGACGGCCCGTACGTGGTGCCCGAGGGCACGCCGCAGGCGTTCTGGATCCGTGGCCGGATCCTCGACGGTGCCGGCGCACCGGTGGTCGACGCGATGGTGGAGAGCTGGCAGGCCGATCCCGACGGCCGCTTCGACCACCCCGACGACCCGCGCGGCGCCCGGCCACCCGTGGTCGACGGCTTCCGCGGCTTCGGCCGGGCCGAGACCGACGCCCAGGGCTGGTACGCGCTGCACACCGTGCGGCCGGGAACGCTGCCCACCCCCGACGGCGACACCGAGGCGCCGCACCTGACCCTGTCGGTGTTCGCCCGAGGACTGCTGCACCGCCTCGTCACCCGCGTCTACTTTCCCGGCGAGGCGGCCAACGCCGCCGACCCGGTGCTGCGTACCGTCGATCCCGACCGCCGTGACACGCTGCTGGCCCGGCCGGCGGCGGACGGGTTCCAGTTCGACATCCGCCTGCAGGGAGAGCATGAGACCGTCTTCTTCGCCGTCTGA
- the pcaC gene encoding 4-carboxymuconolactone decarboxylase, with translation MTDQQRYEAGMAVRRQVLGDPHVDRAVAGTDEFTADFQDLITRYAWGEIWTREGLDRRTRSCITLAVLATLHHDEELAMHVRAALRNGLTPQEVGEVLLQVAVYAGVPAANRAFKVAQETLRQEAE, from the coding sequence ATGACCGACCAGCAGCGGTACGAGGCCGGAATGGCGGTACGCCGGCAGGTGCTCGGCGACCCGCACGTCGACCGGGCCGTCGCCGGCACCGACGAGTTCACCGCCGACTTCCAGGACCTGATCACCCGGTACGCCTGGGGTGAGATCTGGACCCGGGAGGGGCTGGACCGGCGCACCCGCAGCTGCATCACCCTCGCCGTGCTGGCCACCCTGCACCACGACGAGGAACTGGCCATGCACGTACGCGCCGCGCTGCGCAACGGTCTGACCCCGCAGGAGGTCGGCGAGGTCCTGCTCCAGGTGGCCGTCTACGCTGGCGTACCAGCGGCGAATCGGGCGTTCAAGGTGGCCCAGGAGACTCTGCGGCAGGAGGCCGAGTGA
- a CDS encoding IclR family transcriptional regulator: MTDVATSRSGEFVQSLERGLAVIRAFDAEHPQLTLSEVARATGLTRAAARRFLLTLVELGYVHTDGRLFSLRPRILDLGYAYLSSLSLPEVAQPHMEALVAQVHESCSVSVLDGDEVVYVARVPTKRIMTVGISVGTRFPAYATSMGRVLLAAQPADWLDEYLATAQLRPLTRRTVTDPAKLRATLTKIATQGYALVDQELEEGLRSLAAPIHGDNGSVIAAVNVSAHASRGSFEMIRKELLPPLLATAKRIEEDLGAGPGR, from the coding sequence GTGACCGACGTGGCGACGTCCCGATCCGGCGAGTTCGTCCAGTCGCTGGAACGCGGCCTCGCCGTGATCCGGGCCTTCGACGCCGAACACCCGCAGCTCACCCTCAGCGAGGTGGCCCGCGCCACCGGGCTGACCCGGGCCGCCGCCCGCCGCTTCCTGCTCACCCTGGTCGAGCTGGGCTACGTGCATACCGACGGTCGGCTGTTCTCGCTGCGCCCCCGCATCCTCGACCTCGGCTACGCCTATCTGTCCAGCCTGAGCCTGCCCGAGGTGGCGCAGCCGCACATGGAGGCGCTGGTCGCACAGGTACACGAATCATGTTCGGTGTCGGTCCTGGACGGCGACGAGGTGGTCTACGTCGCGCGGGTGCCCACCAAGCGGATCATGACCGTGGGGATCAGCGTGGGCACCCGCTTCCCCGCGTACGCGACGTCGATGGGCCGGGTGCTGCTCGCCGCGCAGCCGGCCGACTGGCTGGACGAATACCTCGCCACGGCGCAGCTGCGGCCGCTGACCCGGCGCACCGTCACCGACCCGGCCAAGCTACGCGCCACCCTGACGAAGATCGCCACCCAGGGGTACGCGCTGGTCGACCAGGAACTGGAGGAGGGGCTGCGGTCGCTGGCCGCACCGATCCACGGCGACAACGGGTCGGTGATCGCCGCGGTCAACGTCTCCGCCCACGCCAGCCGTGGCTCGTTCGAGATGATCCGCAAAGAGCTGCTGCCCCCGCTGCTGGCCACCGCGAAGCGCATCGAGGAGGACCTGGGCGCCGGCCCGGGTCGCTGA
- a CDS encoding CoA transferase subunit A, translating to MAKLVSLADGVAELVRDGDMVALEGFTHLIPFAAGHEIIRQGRRDLTLVRMTPDVVYDQLIGAGCARRLVFSWGGNPGVGSLHRFRDAVQNSWPAPLELEEHSHAGMANRYVAGASGLPFAVLRGYTGTDLPRHTTNIRSIDCPFTGETLTAVPALRPDVTVVHAQRADRAGNVQMWGITGVQKEAVLAARRSLVTVEEIVDEFEPVPGQVVLPGWALTAVAPAPGGAHPSYAQGYSVRDNDFYVAWDAISRDRDTFRDWIDQHVMTVGVQA from the coding sequence ATGGCGAAGCTCGTCTCGCTGGCCGATGGCGTCGCGGAACTGGTCCGTGACGGGGACATGGTGGCGCTGGAAGGGTTCACCCACCTGATCCCGTTCGCCGCCGGCCACGAGATCATCCGGCAGGGGCGGCGCGACCTGACCCTGGTACGGATGACACCCGACGTCGTCTACGACCAGCTCATCGGCGCGGGATGCGCGCGCCGGCTGGTCTTCTCCTGGGGCGGCAATCCCGGCGTCGGGTCGCTGCACCGGTTCCGCGACGCCGTGCAGAACTCCTGGCCCGCCCCACTCGAACTGGAGGAACACAGCCACGCCGGGATGGCCAACCGCTACGTCGCCGGTGCCTCCGGCCTGCCCTTCGCCGTGCTGCGCGGCTACACCGGCACCGACCTGCCCCGGCACACCACCAACATCCGCAGCATCGACTGCCCGTTCACCGGGGAGACGCTGACCGCGGTCCCCGCGCTGCGCCCCGACGTCACGGTGGTGCACGCCCAGCGTGCCGACCGCGCCGGCAACGTGCAGATGTGGGGCATCACCGGTGTGCAGAAGGAGGCGGTGCTGGCCGCGCGGCGGTCACTGGTCACCGTCGAGGAGATCGTCGACGAGTTCGAACCCGTACCGGGACAGGTGGTCCTGCCCGGCTGGGCGCTCACCGCAGTGGCACCCGCCCCCGGGGGCGCGCACCCGTCGTACGCCCAGGGCTACAGCGTCCGCGACAACGACTTCTACGTGGCCTGGGACGCGATCAGCCGGGACCGCGACACCTTCCGGGACTGGATCGACCAGCACGTGATGACGGTGGGGGTACAGGCGTGA
- the pcaB gene encoding 3-carboxy-cis,cis-muconate cycloisomerase, producing MRPSSSPSEALLRGLSGTADVDAETGDRALLRALLDAEAALARAGADAGLLPGPAAEEIARQCRAERYDPAALGAAADAAGNPVVPLVRELTAAVAEPARPWVHHGATSQDVLDTALSLVVVRAAGPLLRHAADAADAAARLARTHRDTLMVARTLGQQAAPTTFGLKAAGWLVGLIEARTRLSRARAGMPAQLGGAVGTLAAYGPAGPVMVERFAAHLGLAASPLPWHTRRQPLLDLTAALGGLLTATGKVALDVGLLAQTEVGEVAEGGEGRGGSSAMPHKRNPVDSVLVTAAARRGPGLVGTLFAAAGQEHERATGGWHAEWEPLLDLVHLAGGAAARTARMLTGLNVRPQRMRANLDATGGLLLAEAVAARLAPTLGRAAAHDLVGRAAARPDFRAALLADPDLRAHLSERDVDAALDPAGWLGSAGHLVDRALDLHRAASR from the coding sequence ATGAGACCGTCTTCTTCGCCGTCTGAGGCGCTGCTGCGCGGGCTCTCCGGCACCGCCGACGTCGACGCCGAGACCGGCGACCGCGCCCTGTTGCGGGCGTTGCTGGACGCGGAGGCCGCCCTGGCCCGGGCCGGCGCCGACGCCGGCCTGCTACCCGGGCCGGCCGCCGAGGAGATCGCCCGGCAGTGCCGCGCCGAACGGTACGACCCGGCCGCCCTCGGCGCGGCGGCCGACGCCGCCGGCAACCCCGTCGTCCCGCTCGTGCGGGAACTGACCGCCGCCGTCGCCGAACCGGCCCGGCCCTGGGTGCACCACGGCGCCACCAGCCAGGACGTGCTCGACACCGCCCTGTCGCTGGTGGTGGTGCGGGCCGCCGGACCGCTGCTGCGGCACGCCGCCGACGCCGCCGACGCCGCCGCCCGGCTGGCCCGGACCCACCGGGACACCCTCATGGTGGCCCGCACCCTCGGCCAGCAGGCCGCCCCCACCACCTTCGGTCTCAAGGCGGCCGGCTGGCTGGTCGGGCTGATCGAGGCGCGGACCCGGCTGTCCCGGGCGCGCGCCGGCATGCCCGCGCAGCTCGGCGGGGCGGTCGGCACGCTCGCGGCGTACGGTCCGGCCGGGCCGGTGATGGTCGAGCGGTTCGCCGCCCACCTGGGCCTGGCGGCGAGTCCGCTGCCCTGGCACACCCGCCGCCAGCCCCTGCTCGACCTGACCGCGGCCCTCGGCGGGCTGCTCACCGCCACCGGCAAGGTCGCGCTCGACGTGGGCCTGCTCGCGCAGACCGAGGTCGGTGAGGTGGCCGAGGGGGGCGAGGGGCGCGGTGGATCCTCGGCGATGCCGCACAAGCGCAACCCGGTGGACTCGGTGCTGGTCACCGCCGCGGCCCGGCGTGGCCCGGGGCTGGTCGGCACCCTGTTCGCCGCCGCCGGCCAGGAACACGAGCGGGCCACCGGCGGCTGGCACGCCGAGTGGGAACCCCTGCTCGACCTGGTGCACCTCGCCGGCGGCGCCGCCGCCCGCACCGCCCGGATGCTGACCGGCCTGAACGTACGCCCGCAGCGGATGCGGGCCAACCTGGACGCCACCGGCGGCCTGCTGCTCGCCGAGGCGGTGGCCGCCCGGCTGGCCCCGACACTGGGCCGCGCCGCCGCCCACGACCTGGTCGGCCGGGCCGCTGCCCGCCCCGACTTCCGGGCGGCGCTGCTCGCCGACCCGGACCTGCGGGCGCACCTGTCGGAACGGGACGTCGACGCCGCACTCGACCCGGCCGGCTGGCTCGGCTCCGCCGGCCACCTGGTCGACCGCGCCCTCGACCTGCACCGCGCGGCATCCCGGTGA
- a CDS encoding Na+/H+ antiporter, producing the protein MRELLLVITLGIVVLVGTTIGGRYRVAPPVLLICLGALLALLPPFSQVMLAPEVVLLLFLPAILYRESLTTSLREIRANIVVITLLAVGLVAVTMVAVSLVVQRLGVDPAVAWVLGAVLAPTDAAAVAGLAKRMPRRLLTTLHTESLINDGTALVLFAVALGLLGGGAAPSAVELVGRVGLSFLGGIAAGLLVGTVVILIRKRLDDPLREGALSVLTPFAAFFLADTIHESGVLAVVVSGLMLTFASPRVIRAQSRLLALSFWDLTTFLINGGLFVLVGMQIPRAVESVTSVSLMRAVMIAVVVAVVLVVVRMLWLHLIAAVARLDRRESSLARQVNWRVRTVAGWAGFRGAVSLAAALAVPLTAHGEPVPERDLIIFIVATVILLTMLVQGTTLPLVMTWARLSGDPERADELRYAQANATQAALDALPDIADRVGADPDTVQRLQAEYEGHLSVVRAEPEEESVAAREVERRLRLAVLDHKRREVTRMRDAREIDDAVLREVQARLDVEEIRLLGPRTLE; encoded by the coding sequence ATGCGCGAGCTGCTGCTGGTCATCACGCTGGGCATCGTCGTGCTGGTCGGCACCACCATCGGCGGCCGGTACCGGGTCGCACCGCCGGTGCTGCTCATCTGCCTGGGCGCCCTGCTGGCGCTGCTGCCGCCGTTCTCGCAGGTGATGCTCGCGCCCGAGGTGGTGCTGCTGCTGTTCCTGCCGGCGATCCTCTACCGGGAGAGCCTGACCACCAGCCTGCGGGAGATCCGGGCGAACATCGTCGTCATCACGTTGCTCGCGGTCGGCCTGGTCGCCGTCACGATGGTGGCGGTCTCGCTGGTCGTGCAGCGGCTCGGCGTCGACCCGGCGGTGGCCTGGGTGCTCGGCGCGGTGCTCGCCCCGACCGACGCGGCGGCGGTCGCCGGGCTGGCCAAGCGGATGCCCCGGCGCCTGCTGACCACCCTGCACACCGAGAGCCTGATCAACGACGGCACCGCCCTGGTGCTGTTCGCCGTGGCGCTCGGGTTGCTCGGCGGAGGTGCCGCGCCGAGCGCCGTCGAGCTCGTCGGGCGGGTCGGTCTGTCGTTCCTCGGTGGCATCGCGGCCGGTCTGCTGGTCGGCACCGTGGTGATCCTGATCCGCAAGCGCCTCGACGACCCGCTGCGCGAGGGTGCGCTCAGCGTGCTCACCCCCTTCGCCGCGTTCTTCCTCGCCGACACGATCCACGAGAGCGGGGTGCTCGCGGTGGTGGTCTCCGGTCTGATGCTGACCTTCGCCAGCCCTCGGGTGATCCGGGCCCAGTCGCGGCTGCTGGCCCTGTCGTTCTGGGACCTCACCACGTTCCTGATCAATGGTGGGCTCTTCGTGCTGGTGGGCATGCAGATCCCCCGAGCGGTGGAGAGCGTCACCAGCGTCTCGTTGATGCGTGCCGTGATGATCGCGGTCGTCGTCGCCGTCGTGCTGGTGGTGGTCCGGATGCTCTGGCTGCACCTGATCGCCGCGGTCGCGCGCCTGGACCGGCGGGAGTCGAGCCTGGCCCGCCAGGTCAACTGGCGGGTGCGGACGGTCGCCGGCTGGGCCGGGTTCCGGGGCGCGGTCTCCCTGGCGGCGGCGCTCGCCGTGCCGCTGACCGCCCACGGCGAGCCGGTCCCGGAACGCGACTTGATCATCTTCATCGTGGCGACGGTGATCCTGCTGACCATGCTCGTCCAGGGCACCACCCTGCCGCTGGTCATGACCTGGGCCCGGCTCTCCGGTGACCCGGAACGCGCCGACGAGCTGCGGTATGCGCAGGCGAACGCGACCCAGGCCGCGCTCGACGCGCTGCCCGACATCGCCGACCGGGTCGGCGCCGACCCGGACACCGTCCAGCGGCTCCAGGCCGAGTACGAGGGCCACCTGAGCGTCGTGCGGGCGGAGCCGGAGGAGGAATCGGTGGCCGCCCGCGAGGTCGAGCGCCGGCTGCGGCTGGCCGTGCTCGACCACAAGCGGCGCGAGGTCACCCGGATGCGGGACGCCCGGGAGATCGACGACGCCGTGTTGCGCGAGGTGCAGGCCCGGCTCGACGTCGAGGAGATCCGCCTGCTGGGGCCGAGGACCCTCGAATGA
- a CDS encoding CoA-transferase: MMTVAAARQLRDGTACFVGIGLPSTAANLARATHAPDLVLIYESGCLGAKPHRLPLSIGDGILADTADAVVSVPEVFNYWLQPGRIDVGFLGAAQLDRYGNINTTVIGGDYADPKVRLPGAGGAPEIAASCGEVVVIVRQSLRTFTERVDFVTSVGYGAGPGDRARLGLRGGGPRTVITDLGVLEADPATCELTLTRLHPDVTVEQARAATGWSLAVADELATGEPPTPDELAVLRALEATMKVAAA; encoded by the coding sequence ATGATGACCGTCGCCGCCGCCCGGCAACTGCGCGACGGCACCGCCTGCTTCGTCGGGATCGGGCTGCCCAGTACCGCGGCGAACCTGGCCCGCGCCACCCACGCCCCCGACCTGGTGCTCATCTACGAGTCGGGCTGTCTCGGCGCCAAGCCGCACCGGCTGCCCCTGTCCATCGGCGACGGCATCCTCGCCGACACCGCCGACGCGGTGGTCTCCGTGCCCGAGGTCTTCAACTACTGGCTGCAACCCGGCCGCATCGACGTCGGCTTCCTCGGCGCCGCGCAGCTCGACCGGTACGGCAACATCAACACCACCGTCATCGGCGGCGACTACGCCGACCCGAAGGTGCGCCTGCCCGGTGCCGGCGGCGCCCCGGAGATCGCCGCGTCCTGCGGCGAGGTCGTCGTCATCGTCCGGCAGAGCCTGCGTACCTTCACCGAACGGGTCGACTTCGTCACCTCGGTCGGCTACGGCGCCGGCCCTGGTGACCGGGCGCGGCTCGGGCTGCGCGGCGGCGGACCCCGCACCGTCATCACCGACCTCGGCGTCCTCGAGGCCGACCCGGCCACCTGCGAGCTGACCCTCACCCGGCTGCACCCCGACGTCACCGTCGAACAGGCCCGCGCGGCCACCGGCTGGTCCCTCGCGGTCGCCGACGAACTGGCCACCGGCGAGCCACCCACCCCCGACGAACTCGCCGTGCTGCGTGCCCTGGAAGCGACCATGAAGGTGGCGGCGGCGTGA